A genomic stretch from Desulfolutivibrio sulfodismutans DSM 3696 includes:
- the clpA gene encoding ATP-dependent Clp protease ATP-binding subunit ClpA, with protein sequence MLSKTLEKVLTNAVKEVKRRNHEYLTLEHLLYAVLLDDSGKDILTGCGANVVRLKNQLERFFLDHMEVLPKESPTEVVQTLGVQRVLQRAIMQMQNAGKNQVEVGDVLAALFDEEDSYAVYFLKSHGITRLDVLESISSGQGTEPWRQDGPEQRPGESPEQKPGATALEQFTVNLVQKARDGRIDPLIGRVPELERTIQVLMRRRKNNPIFVGDPGVGKTAIAEGLALKIVNGEVPPVFANTEIYALDMGALLAGTKYRGDFEARLKGVLSELAGKPEAILFVDEIHTIVGAGATSGGTLDASNILKPVLASGTLRCIGSTTYEEYKNHFEKDRALSRRFQKIDIAEPSREEAVDILKGLRSAYEAHHGVRYTDTAVKAAVDLSARHINDRYLPDKAIDVIDEAGAVHRLSGKTGRGSIGVADVEKVVARMARIPAQRVTGSDKTRLENLDRELRAVIFGQDKAIDTVSKAIKRSRAGLSAEGKTTGAFLLAGPTGVGKTELAKQLANVLGVNFVRFDMSEYMEKHAVSRLIGAPPGYVGFDQGGLLTDAIRKHPHSVLLLDEIEKAHPDMFSILLQVMDYATLTDNNGRKADFSHVILLMTTNAGAREMSAKSIGFGDADTPDDRSDQGKKALDRLFSPEFRNRLDGIVTFKGLTPEIMDRIVAKYLGELNDQLRERRVAVTLTPAAVALLAKKGFDSVYGARPLARVIQAEIKDVLAHELLFGCLRQGGDAVVDAPDPTSAPGGANAATGIEAVNDASAVAPEGSSFLFTYVPRESGRRKVVQ encoded by the coding sequence ATGTTAAGCAAGACACTGGAAAAGGTGCTGACCAACGCCGTCAAGGAAGTCAAGCGCCGCAATCACGAATACCTGACCCTGGAGCATCTGCTGTACGCCGTGCTTCTGGATGATTCGGGCAAGGACATCCTGACCGGCTGCGGGGCCAATGTGGTGCGCCTGAAAAACCAGTTGGAGCGGTTTTTTCTGGACCATATGGAGGTTCTGCCCAAGGAGTCGCCCACCGAGGTGGTGCAGACGCTCGGGGTGCAGCGGGTTTTGCAGCGGGCCATCATGCAGATGCAAAACGCCGGGAAAAACCAGGTGGAGGTGGGGGACGTCCTGGCCGCCCTGTTCGATGAGGAGGACTCCTACGCCGTCTATTTCCTCAAGTCCCACGGCATCACCCGCCTGGACGTGCTGGAATCCATTTCGAGCGGCCAGGGGACCGAGCCCTGGCGGCAGGACGGCCCGGAGCAGCGCCCGGGCGAGTCCCCGGAGCAGAAGCCCGGGGCCACGGCCCTGGAACAGTTCACGGTCAATCTGGTGCAAAAGGCCCGGGACGGGCGGATCGATCCCCTGATCGGCCGGGTTCCCGAACTGGAGCGGACCATCCAGGTGCTCATGCGCCGCCGCAAAAACAATCCCATCTTCGTGGGCGATCCGGGCGTGGGCAAGACGGCCATCGCCGAGGGACTGGCGCTCAAAATCGTCAACGGCGAGGTGCCGCCGGTCTTCGCCAACACCGAGATCTACGCCCTGGACATGGGCGCGCTTCTGGCCGGAACCAAGTACCGGGGCGATTTCGAGGCCCGGCTCAAGGGCGTGTTGTCCGAGCTGGCCGGAAAGCCCGAGGCCATCCTGTTCGTGGACGAGATCCACACCATCGTGGGGGCCGGGGCCACCAGCGGCGGCACCCTCGATGCCTCGAACATCCTAAAGCCCGTGCTGGCCTCGGGAACCCTGCGCTGCATCGGCTCCACCACCTACGAGGAATACAAGAACCATTTCGAGAAGGACCGGGCCCTGTCCCGGCGTTTCCAGAAGATCGACATTGCCGAACCCAGCCGCGAGGAGGCCGTGGACATCCTGAAGGGGCTGCGGTCGGCCTACGAGGCGCACCATGGCGTGCGCTACACGGACACGGCGGTCAAGGCCGCCGTGGACCTGTCGGCCCGGCATATCAACGACCGCTACCTGCCCGACAAGGCCATCGACGTCATCGATGAGGCCGGGGCCGTGCATCGCCTCTCGGGCAAGACCGGACGCGGCTCCATTGGCGTGGCCGACGTGGAGAAGGTGGTGGCCAGGATGGCCAGGATTCCGGCTCAGCGGGTCACCGGATCGGACAAGACCCGGCTGGAGAATCTGGACCGCGAACTGCGGGCCGTGATTTTCGGCCAGGACAAGGCCATCGACACCGTGTCCAAGGCCATCAAGCGTTCCCGGGCCGGGTTGTCGGCGGAGGGCAAGACCACCGGGGCGTTTCTTCTGGCCGGTCCCACCGGGGTGGGCAAGACCGAACTGGCCAAGCAACTGGCCAACGTGCTGGGCGTCAACTTCGTGCGCTTCGACATGAGCGAATACATGGAGAAGCATGCCGTGTCGCGGCTTATCGGCGCGCCTCCGGGATACGTGGGCTTCGACCAGGGCGGCCTTCTGACCGACGCCATCCGCAAGCACCCCCACAGCGTGCTCCTCCTCGACGAGATCGAGAAGGCCCATCCGGACATGTTCAGCATCCTGCTGCAGGTCATGGACTACGCCACCCTGACCGACAACAACGGCCGCAAGGCCGATTTCTCCCACGTCATCCTGCTTATGACCACCAACGCCGGGGCCCGGGAGATGTCCGCCAAGAGCATCGGCTTCGGCGACGCCGACACCCCCGACGACCGGTCGGACCAGGGTAAAAAGGCCCTGGATCGCCTGTTCAGCCCGGAGTTCCGCAACCGCCTGGACGGCATCGTCACCTTCAAGGGGCTGACCCCGGAGATCATGGACCGCATCGTGGCCAAGTATCTGGGCGAACTCAACGACCAGTTGCGCGAGCGCAGGGTCGCCGTGACCCTGACCCCGGCCGCCGTGGCCCTTTTGGCGAAAAAGGGCTTCGATTCGGTCTACGGGGCCAGGCCCCTGGCCCGGGTCATCCAGGCCGAGATCAAGGACGTCCTGGCCCACGAGCTGCTTTTCGGATGCCTGCGCCAGGGCGGCGACGCCGTGGTGGACGCCCCGGACCCGACGAGCGCCCCGGGCGGGGCGAACGCCGCAACCGGGATCGAGGCCGTCAACGACGCCAGCGCCGTGGCCCCGGAAGGGTCGTCCTTCCTTTTCACCTACGTGCCGCGCGAATCCGGCCGCCGTAAGGTCGTCCAGTAA
- the aat gene encoding leucyl/phenylalanyl-tRNA--protein transferase — translation MPIFALSDDPDDLRFPPPRLAEPGGLLAVGGDLSVPRLLAAYSQGIFPWYDDDSPILWWSPDPRPVLFPAELHVPRRLERLLRQNRFEVTLNTDFPAVIAACARVHRPGQPGTWITAEMVAAYVALHRAGFAHSVEARQDGVLVGGAYGVALGRAFFGESMFHLVPEASKAAFVTLARHLYARGCSFIDCQQTTEHMARFGCREIPREDFLRLVREALGLHGAGRGDDPA, via the coding sequence ATGCCCATCTTCGCCCTGTCCGACGACCCCGACGATCTGCGTTTTCCGCCGCCGCGCCTGGCCGAGCCCGGCGGGCTTCTGGCCGTGGGCGGGGATCTGTCCGTGCCGCGCCTTTTGGCCGCCTATTCCCAGGGCATCTTCCCCTGGTACGACGACGACAGCCCCATCCTGTGGTGGTCGCCGGACCCCCGGCCGGTGCTGTTTCCGGCTGAGTTGCATGTGCCCCGCCGCCTGGAGCGGCTTTTGCGCCAGAACCGCTTCGAGGTGACCCTGAACACGGATTTCCCGGCCGTGATTGCGGCCTGCGCCCGTGTCCATCGTCCGGGACAGCCCGGCACCTGGATCACGGCGGAGATGGTCGCGGCCTATGTGGCCCTGCACCGGGCCGGGTTCGCGCACAGCGTGGAGGCCCGCCAGGACGGGGTTCTCGTGGGCGGGGCCTATGGCGTGGCCCTGGGGCGGGCATTTTTTGGCGAATCCATGTTTCACCTCGTGCCCGAGGCCTCCAAGGCGGCCTTTGTGACCCTGGCCCGGCATCTGTATGCCCGGGGATGTTCCTTCATCGACTGCCAGCAGACCACGGAGCATATGGCGCGTTTCGGCTGCCGGGAGATACCGCGCGAGGACTTTCTGCGGCTTGTGCGCGAGGCTCTGGGGCTTCACGGCGCAGGGCGGGGCGACGATCCGGCCTAG
- a CDS encoding type II toxin-antitoxin system ParD family antitoxin: MPMNVNLTPRLESLVKQKVASGLYNSASEVVREALRLMEAQDRLRTVALEQLRQDIREGLASGTSTPWDPEEIKKEGRMRRTARFASETEA; the protein is encoded by the coding sequence ATGCCCATGAATGTTAATCTCACACCCCGGCTTGAATCTTTGGTCAAGCAAAAGGTCGCGTCCGGACTTTATAATTCGGCAAGCGAGGTCGTTCGGGAGGCGCTCCGGCTTATGGAGGCGCAAGACCGTCTTCGTACCGTCGCGCTCGAACAACTCCGCCAGGATATTCGGGAGGGCCTTGCCAGCGGCACGTCCACGCCATGGGATCCGGAAGAGATTAAGAAAGAAGGGCGCATGCGCCGTACGGCCCGATTCGCCTCCGAGACAGAGGCGTAA
- a CDS encoding alpha-2-macroglobulin family protein: MTAPERTPWYKDWKIQLIVVLAVIVVAQFVTLSGMRTPPPPPAVSPAPTTAAPDDVTVAGVSIEAEQGRALLIAFDHPVAGVTAGSRPAKEPAAISPSVSGVWTWINPFMLRFEPSEPFATAKSYAITIKPDHIVAAPQRLTGETKFAAAHGVFELTRLTGHLESAAEEGPGMVRIEGEAVFNRTVNPEALLEHLKILDPLRGDGDPVFFYIPDSSPGRKLTFISDPIAAKTQARDITLTLSAETVPEKGGVPLGREVKTTVPVVLDTVLKVNAISAESQGEASVLRINFSTPVAAKALEDHLTIAPEVARRIHSEDGDLIVTGEFIPGRDYQVTLRKGLAAADGAMLEQDVAEAVSVPDLDPMAVFKDQGMFLSRSGYKNLAVKSVNTDTADMVIDRVYLNNLFAFLNFDYSAMDQSFTGQYLSHSLGDRLRKVTLSLTGPQNKAVTTPVNLEKYIAQETPGLYRVALTLPGQYEGDQRLVLITDLGIVAKRGNADILVFTASFSTLASVQGATVRIISDQNQEIARGTTDASGLFRAALSTEILEKNRPYLITVEKGNDFSFLLFDSFQTDTTGMDVDGRMLSKTGYTAFLYGERDIYRPGETLNGMAMVRDAALKTPASMPLTLRQTDPQGRKLGETVVKTDDKGMASFSLPLPGYLITGPYVLELLAGKEQIGEYRFQVEDFVPDRISVNVEPGQTMALPGQKLGFAVKSRYLFGAPASELPVEARVRLTKAPFTPKGFEQYSFGDPERSFEDAEFFQSDESLGPDGAQTFEAELPQDVRPPAALSAVITARVREGGGRGVTALARVPVHAYPSYPGLKRLEREGREPGKPLVLDFVNVSAAGEEAKPGELKARFYKDDWQTVLRRDPGGSFKYDSVRDSRLLDAKTIAAGTSHGTVTFTPPTVGSYRVVLTDTATGAASQVEFFCGGFGYSPWALENPARIELVPDKKEYASGETATFQVRAPFAGRMLVTVENEEVRQAFVMDMPGNTGQINIPVKPEYMPNAYVTATLVRKASDLSSGSVARAFGAAPLYVDRAEGRLEVIASAPAEMRPGTPLVIDVTTRSGAALTVSAVDEGILQLIAQKTPDPYGEFYAKRQLGVESFDIFSMLLPEVPPLHGKSLAGGGDSLEDLSKFLRSESPASRLVAFWSGVVVADGQGKARVSFDVPEFRGAVRIMVVAADGKRFGSAETVTRVKSPLSVSPSFPRFLSLEETVDIPVAVRNDTPGPGDFVVTLAVTGSASCAAPQKSVSLAPGEEKTLFFPVATGPGEGMATFAVTVSGNGEKAAASQELFARSPLPARSDIQSGGVESASAKLEDVAAGFVPGTARRDIFIGRQPLLRFAANLRELLTYPHGCVEQTVSKAFPLLYFADLAKVLAPDILPGGQPAAMVQAAVKRLMSMQIYDGGFSMWPGGQETVDWPSVYAAHFLVEAKAAGYHVDEDSLRRALRFVAGLAKNAASDDQEGEDGGSGAKVSAYALYVLARAGKADIGAMDYLRDAANGGLSADARGLLGAAYAAVGNQKAASALLAGSPPADTVKRQTGGALDSPLRDKALYLAALTDAAPKDSRLPKLAADTARLFAAVRHPSTQEAAFAFVALGKYYAKQAAKKPFSGKLYAGSTLLTDFSSDKPLSLRGIPDAGALRIEMDGGYEAGAAFFSVETRGVPLMSAYKPERAGLEIVREYLDRQGNPLAGDVVSQGTLLVLKTSVRSLSGAVENLVLQNLLPTGIEVENPRLATTEKLPWMTGDDLEVDYVDYRGDRVNVFADLPDEKWRSQFSLLRAVTPGTFHVPPPQVEAMYDPSLMASGPLGKITVQVK, encoded by the coding sequence TCGAGCCGTCCGAACCCTTCGCCACGGCCAAAAGCTACGCCATAACCATAAAGCCGGACCATATCGTCGCCGCCCCCCAACGTCTGACGGGAGAAACGAAGTTCGCCGCCGCCCACGGCGTCTTCGAACTGACGCGCCTGACGGGCCACCTGGAATCCGCCGCCGAGGAGGGGCCGGGCATGGTGCGCATTGAGGGCGAGGCGGTTTTCAACCGCACAGTGAACCCCGAGGCTCTGCTCGAGCATCTGAAAATCCTGGATCCCCTGCGCGGCGACGGCGATCCCGTTTTCTTCTACATCCCCGACAGCTCCCCCGGCCGCAAGCTGACCTTCATCAGCGACCCCATCGCCGCGAAGACCCAGGCCCGGGACATCACCCTGACGCTGTCCGCCGAGACCGTCCCCGAAAAAGGCGGCGTCCCCCTTGGCCGGGAGGTCAAGACGACGGTGCCGGTGGTTTTGGACACGGTGCTCAAGGTCAACGCCATAAGCGCCGAGAGCCAGGGCGAGGCCAGCGTGCTGCGCATCAACTTTTCCACGCCGGTTGCGGCCAAGGCCCTGGAGGATCATCTGACCATCGCCCCGGAGGTGGCCCGGCGCATCCATTCCGAAGATGGCGACCTCATCGTGACCGGCGAATTCATCCCCGGCCGGGACTACCAGGTGACCCTGCGCAAGGGCCTGGCCGCCGCCGACGGGGCCATGCTCGAACAGGACGTGGCGGAGGCGGTCTCCGTTCCAGACCTGGACCCCATGGCCGTCTTCAAGGACCAGGGGATGTTTCTGTCCCGCTCGGGCTATAAAAATCTGGCCGTCAAAAGCGTCAACACCGACACGGCGGATATGGTCATCGACCGGGTCTATTTGAACAACCTGTTCGCCTTCCTCAACTTCGACTATTCGGCCATGGACCAGTCCTTTACCGGCCAATACCTGAGCCACAGCCTGGGCGACCGGCTGCGAAAGGTCACATTGTCCCTGACCGGGCCGCAAAACAAGGCCGTCACCACCCCCGTCAACCTGGAAAAATACATCGCCCAAGAGACCCCGGGCCTGTACCGGGTGGCCCTGACCCTGCCCGGGCAGTACGAGGGCGATCAGCGTCTCGTGCTCATCACCGACCTGGGCATCGTGGCCAAACGCGGCAACGCGGACATCCTGGTCTTCACGGCCTCCTTCTCCACCCTGGCCTCGGTCCAGGGCGCCACGGTGCGCATCATAAGCGACCAGAACCAGGAAATCGCCCGGGGAACCACCGACGCCTCGGGCCTTTTCCGGGCCGCACTGTCCACGGAGATTCTGGAAAAAAACCGGCCCTATCTGATCACCGTGGAAAAGGGCAACGACTTCAGTTTCCTGCTGTTCGACTCCTTCCAAACGGACACCACGGGCATGGACGTGGACGGCCGGATGCTGTCCAAGACCGGCTATACCGCCTTCCTCTACGGCGAACGCGACATCTACCGCCCCGGGGAGACCTTAAACGGCATGGCCATGGTCCGCGACGCGGCCTTGAAAACCCCGGCCTCCATGCCGCTGACGCTTCGCCAGACCGATCCCCAGGGCCGCAAGCTCGGGGAGACCGTGGTCAAGACCGACGACAAAGGCATGGCCTCCTTCTCCCTGCCCCTGCCCGGCTATCTCATCACCGGTCCCTATGTCCTGGAACTCCTGGCGGGCAAGGAACAGATCGGCGAATACCGCTTCCAGGTCGAGGATTTCGTGCCCGACCGCATCAGCGTCAACGTGGAGCCCGGCCAGACCATGGCCCTGCCCGGGCAAAAGCTCGGATTTGCAGTCAAAAGCCGCTACCTGTTCGGAGCCCCGGCCTCGGAACTGCCCGTGGAGGCCCGGGTGCGCCTGACCAAGGCCCCGTTTACCCCCAAGGGGTTCGAGCAGTATTCCTTCGGCGATCCCGAGCGCTCTTTCGAGGACGCGGAGTTTTTCCAGAGCGACGAGTCCCTGGGCCCGGACGGCGCCCAGACCTTTGAGGCCGAGCTGCCCCAGGACGTCCGGCCTCCGGCGGCGCTGTCGGCGGTCATCACCGCCCGGGTGCGCGAGGGCGGCGGCCGGGGGGTGACGGCCCTGGCCCGGGTGCCCGTGCATGCCTATCCGTCCTATCCCGGGCTCAAGCGCCTGGAACGCGAAGGCCGGGAGCCGGGCAAGCCCCTGGTCCTGGATTTCGTGAACGTGTCCGCCGCCGGAGAGGAGGCCAAGCCCGGGGAGCTCAAGGCCCGCTTCTATAAGGACGACTGGCAGACGGTGCTGCGCCGCGATCCGGGCGGCAGCTTCAAATACGATTCCGTGCGCGATTCCAGGCTGCTTGACGCCAAGACCATTGCCGCCGGGACCAGCCACGGGACCGTGACCTTCACCCCGCCGACCGTGGGCAGCTACCGCGTAGTGCTGACGGATACGGCCACCGGGGCCGCCAGCCAGGTGGAATTTTTCTGCGGCGGCTTCGGCTATTCGCCCTGGGCCTTGGAAAATCCGGCCCGCATCGAGCTTGTGCCGGATAAAAAGGAATACGCCTCTGGCGAGACGGCCACCTTCCAGGTGCGCGCCCCCTTTGCCGGGCGCATGCTGGTCACCGTGGAGAACGAGGAGGTGCGCCAGGCCTTCGTCATGGACATGCCGGGCAACACCGGCCAGATCAACATTCCGGTCAAGCCCGAATACATGCCCAACGCCTATGTGACCGCCACGTTGGTGCGCAAGGCCTCCGACCTTTCGTCCGGTTCCGTGGCCAGGGCCTTCGGGGCCGCGCCCCTGTACGTCGACCGGGCCGAGGGCCGCCTGGAGGTCATCGCCTCCGCCCCGGCCGAGATGCGCCCGGGGACGCCCCTGGTCATCGACGTGACCACCCGTTCCGGAGCGGCCCTGACCGTGTCAGCCGTGGACGAGGGCATCTTGCAGCTCATTGCCCAGAAAACCCCGGACCCCTACGGCGAATTTTACGCCAAGCGGCAGCTCGGGGTGGAATCCTTCGACATCTTCTCCATGCTTCTGCCCGAGGTGCCGCCCCTGCACGGCAAGTCCCTGGCCGGCGGCGGCGACTCCCTGGAGGACTTGAGCAAATTCCTGCGCTCGGAAAGCCCGGCCTCGAGGCTGGTGGCCTTTTGGTCCGGGGTGGTCGTGGCCGACGGCCAGGGCAAGGCCCGGGTGAGCTTCGACGTGCCGGAATTTCGCGGCGCGGTGCGCATCATGGTCGTGGCCGCCGACGGCAAACGTTTCGGATCGGCCGAGACCGTCACCCGGGTGAAAAGCCCCTTGTCCGTGTCCCCGAGCTTCCCGCGTTTCCTGTCCCTGGAGGAGACCGTGGACATCCCGGTGGCCGTGCGCAACGACACCCCCGGCCCCGGCGACTTCGTTGTGACGCTCGCCGTCACGGGTTCGGCCTCCTGCGCCGCCCCCCAAAAGTCCGTGTCCCTGGCCCCGGGAGAGGAAAAGACCCTGTTTTTCCCGGTGGCCACCGGCCCCGGGGAAGGCATGGCCACCTTTGCCGTGACCGTTTCCGGAAACGGCGAAAAGGCTGCCGCCAGCCAGGAGCTCTTCGCCCGCTCTCCCCTCCCGGCCCGTTCGGACATCCAGTCCGGCGGCGTGGAGAGCGCCTCGGCCAAGCTTGAGGACGTTGCGGCCGGATTCGTGCCGGGCACGGCCCGCCGCGACATCTTCATCGGCCGCCAACCCCTTTTGCGCTTCGCCGCAAACCTGCGCGAACTGCTGACCTATCCCCACGGCTGCGTGGAGCAGACCGTGTCCAAGGCCTTTCCCCTTTTGTATTTCGCCGATCTGGCCAAGGTTCTGGCCCCGGACATCCTGCCCGGCGGCCAACCGGCGGCCATGGTCCAGGCCGCCGTGAAGCGCCTGATGAGCATGCAGATCTACGACGGCGGCTTCTCCATGTGGCCGGGCGGCCAGGAGACCGTGGACTGGCCCAGCGTCTATGCCGCCCATTTCCTGGTGGAGGCCAAGGCGGCGGGCTACCATGTGGATGAAGACTCCCTGCGCCGGGCCCTGCGTTTTGTCGCCGGACTGGCCAAAAACGCCGCCAGCGATGACCAGGAGGGCGAGGACGGGGGAAGCGGGGCCAAGGTGTCGGCCTATGCCCTGTACGTCCTGGCCCGGGCGGGCAAGGCGGACATCGGGGCCATGGATTATCTGCGCGATGCCGCAAACGGCGGACTGTCCGCCGACGCCCGGGGGCTTTTGGGCGCGGCCTATGCCGCCGTGGGCAACCAGAAGGCCGCAAGCGCCCTGCTGGCCGGTTCGCCGCCAGCCGACACCGTGAAACGCCAAACCGGCGGCGCCCTGGATTCGCCGCTTCGGGACAAGGCCCTGTATCTGGCGGCCCTGACCGACGCCGCCCCCAAGGACTCTCGCCTGCCCAAACTCGCGGCGGACACGGCGAGGCTCTTTGCCGCCGTGCGCCATCCCTCCACCCAGGAGGCGGCCTTCGCCTTTGTGGCCCTTGGCAAGTATTATGCGAAACAGGCGGCCAAGAAGCCGTTTTCCGGCAAACTGTACGCCGGTTCGACGCTTCTGACGGATTTTTCTTCCGACAAACCCTTGTCCCTGCGCGGCATCCCCGACGCCGGGGCGCTGCGCATCGAGATGGATGGCGGCTACGAGGCCGGGGCGGCGTTTTTCAGCGTGGAGACGCGCGGCGTGCCCCTGATGTCGGCCTACAAGCCCGAGCGGGCGGGGCTTGAGATCGTGCGCGAATACCTGGACCGCCAGGGCAATCCGCTGGCCGGGGATGTCGTTTCCCAGGGAACCCTCCTGGTGTTAAAGACCTCCGTGCGCAGCCTGTCCGGCGCAGTGGAGAACCTGGTGCTCCAGAACCTGCTGCCCACGGGCATCGAGGTGGAGAATCCGCGTCTGGCCACCACGGAGAAGCTGCCCTGGATGACCGGGGACGATCTGGAGGTGGATTACGTGGATTACCGGGGGGATAGGGTCAACGTGTTCGCCGACCTCCCGGACGAGAAGTGGCGCAGCCAGTTCAGCCTGCTGCGCGCGGTGACGCCGGGGACGTTCCATGTGCCGCCGCCACAGGTGGAGGCCATGTACGACCCGTCGCTTATGGCCTCGGGGCCGCTCGGGAAGATCACGGTGCAGGTGAAATAA
- the clpS gene encoding ATP-dependent Clp protease adapter ClpS yields MTEPIQNEEQESGVGLADEIREPKRFKVLLHNDDYTTMEFVVKVLMQVFRKTEAEAVQIMLNVHNKGVGVCGVYTAEVAELKVSLVRRLARQNGYPLKCSMEEV; encoded by the coding sequence ATGACCGAACCGATCCAAAACGAGGAGCAGGAATCCGGAGTGGGGCTGGCCGACGAGATCCGCGAGCCCAAACGCTTCAAGGTTCTTTTGCACAACGACGATTATACGACCATGGAGTTCGTGGTCAAAGTGCTGATGCAGGTTTTCCGCAAAACCGAAGCCGAGGCCGTCCAGATCATGCTGAACGTGCATAATAAGGGCGTCGGCGTGTGCGGGGTTTATACGGCGGAAGTGGCCGAACTCAAGGTGTCCCTGGTGCGCCGGTTGGCCCGCCAGAACGGATATCCGCTCAAATGCAGCATGGAAGAGGTCTAG
- a CDS encoding type II toxin-antitoxin system RelE/ParE family toxin, with protein MPQIFKSPRAKSDLIEIWDYIAEDSEVRADAFVAKIHAKFLALAKRPGVGRVRDELEKDIRSFPVGRYLIFYRPLADGIEVVRVLHASRDVDALFDESD; from the coding sequence ATGCCTCAGATTTTCAAAAGCCCCCGGGCCAAATCAGATTTGATTGAAATTTGGGACTATATAGCGGAGGACAGCGAAGTTCGTGCCGATGCTTTCGTTGCCAAGATTCACGCAAAGTTTTTGGCCCTGGCGAAGCGGCCCGGTGTTGGCCGGGTTCGTGATGAACTGGAAAAAGACATCCGAAGTTTTCCGGTTGGAAGGTACCTCATTTTTTACCGGCCTCTCGCGGATGGCATTGAGGTCGTCCGCGTTCTTCACGCTTCCCGCGATGTAGATGCTCTTTTTGACGAAAGCGATTGA
- a CDS encoding class IV adenylate cyclase — translation MPLEIELKFPVAGFSALRQALAEACAVPEPVVFEQNIVFDAPAPDAGPAAGTVAFGRLRAAGILLRLRRNSPGGQAAASGVVTVKLPAPGQAPAGYKVRQELETRVEDFSAMEAILHGLGYAEALRYEKVRQIWTLGGLHVCLDRLPFGRFVELEGGPDDITAWAARLGLDPASARTATYHDLHLEHLDALGLGATDSFVFAPEKSARLLAAPSLDE, via the coding sequence ATGCCCCTGGAAATCGAGCTGAAATTCCCCGTGGCCGGGTTTTCGGCCCTGCGGCAGGCTTTGGCCGAGGCCTGTGCGGTCCCGGAACCCGTGGTCTTCGAGCAAAACATCGTTTTCGACGCCCCTGCCCCAGACGCCGGGCCAGCCGCCGGGACGGTCGCCTTCGGCCGCCTGCGGGCCGCAGGCATCCTGCTGCGCCTGCGCCGCAACTCGCCCGGCGGCCAAGCCGCCGCCTCCGGCGTGGTGACCGTCAAGCTTCCCGCGCCCGGGCAGGCCCCGGCCGGATACAAGGTCCGCCAGGAGCTCGAGACCCGGGTGGAGGATTTTTCAGCCATGGAGGCCATCCTGCACGGCCTGGGCTACGCCGAGGCCCTGCGCTACGAAAAGGTGCGCCAGATATGGACGCTGGGCGGCCTGCACGTCTGCCTGGACCGGCTGCCGTTTGGCCGTTTTGTGGAACTCGAAGGCGGCCCGGACGACATCACGGCCTGGGCGGCCCGGCTTGGGCTGGATCCGGCCTCGGCCCGCACCGCCACCTACCACGACCTGCACCTGGAACATCTGGACGCCCTGGGGCTTGGAGCGACGGACAGCTTCGTTTTCGCCCCGGAAAAGTCCGCCCGGCTGTTGGCCGCGCCGTCGCTCGACGAATGA